Below is a window of Polyangiaceae bacterium DNA.
TGACGTTCGCGCTGTTCCTGGTGTTGGTGTACCGGCAAGCGCGGCGAGCGCGAGAGCTGAACATGGACTCGCTGCGCGAGCGTGACGAAGCGGTGCGCCGGGCGTCCCATCGCGAAGCGCTGTTCATCGAGGCGCGTCAGGATCTGGAGCGCGCGCTGAATGCCGGGGGGCTCGGACGTTTCACGGATCAGACGTTGGGATCGTATCGCCTGGGCGGGGTGCTCGGCCGCGGCGGCATGGGGGAAGTGTACGAGGCGACGCACGCGGACTCGGGGGAGCCCGCGGCAGTGAAGATGCTTCTGCCCGAGGCGCTCGGGCGTCCCAACGCGGTGCGGCGATTCCTGCGGGAAGTGCGCATTGCCGCGTCTTTGGACTCGCCCCACGTGGTGCGCGTGTTCGAGGTGGGAGACGAGTCCGCGGCGCTGCCCTACCTCGCGATGGAGCGTTTGCGCGGGGAGGATCTGGCGGAGCTTCTGCGACGGGAAACGCGCCTCGGCAAGAGCGCCGCGCTGGACATGATCCGCCAAGTGGGGCGCGGGCTGGAAGCGGCGGCGGCCGCGGGCATCGTGCATCGCGACCTCAAGCCGCACAACGTGTTCCTGACGGAGGAACGGGTCTGGAAGATCCTCGACTTTGGCGTCTCCAAGCTGACGGATCAGGGGGGCTCCCTCACGTTGGGGGAAGTGATTGGCACGCCGCAGTACATGGCGCCGGAACAAGTGCATGGCGGCAAGGTGGACGCGCGTACGGATCTCTACGCCCTGGGCGCCATCGCCTACCGCGTGCTCACGGGCAATCCGCCCTATCGCGGTCGCGATATCACGGAGATCCTCACCGCGGTGGTGGCGGAAATGCCACTGCGACCGAGCTCCCTCGTGCGGCTGCACCGCGACGTCGATCTTGCGCTGGCCCTCGCCGTCGCCAAGAACCCCGACGATCGCTTCGCAAGCGGCAGTGCGCTGGCGGACGCGCTGGAAGCGGCCCTTGCCGGCAAGCTCCCGCGGGATCTCCGCGAGCGCGCCCGCGCGCTGCTCGCCAAGCATCCGTGGCGCGCCCCCACCTGACGCCATCCCGTCCCTGGCGCCGCCGTCGCGCCCCGCCACCTGGCGCCATCTCGTCCCTGGCGCCGCCGTCGCGTCCCCACCTGACGCCATCCCGTCCCTGGCGCCGCCGTCGCGCCCCCACCTGACGCCATCCCGTCCCTGGCGCCGCCGTCGCGCCCCCACCTGACGCCATCCCGTCCCTGCGCGCCTGCAGCCATGCGTCCCCGCGTTGAAGCGCTTCGGAGCGCGCGCCTTCACGCGCGTTGAAGCGTTTCCGCGCGTGCGGTTTCACGCCCCTTCGCGCGCGCGTCGAAGCGTTTCGGCGCACGCGGCTTCACGCCCCTTCGCGCGCGCGGCATCACGCCCCTTGGCGCGCGCGTTGAAGCGTTTCGGAGCGCGCGCCTACACGCCCCCTCACGCGCCGCCAAATTAGTTCGCATATCAACCAATTTCCGGGGGCCACGCCCCCCGAACCCTGGGCCACAGCGACCGAAAAGGCGTGCCGCAGCCCCAATCTCCCCCTCGCGCGCCGCCAAATTAGTTCGCATATCAACCGATTTCCGCGCGACCTCACCCCCGAAACTCGGCTCGGCGCGCGCGCGCCCGCGTTTCAGCGCCGCACGCGCCTTGGCGCGCGCGTTGAAGCGTTTCGAAGCGCGCGGCATCACGCCCCTCAGGCGCCGCCAAATTAGTTCGCATATCAACCAATTCCCGAGGGCCACACCCCCGAACCCTGGGCCACAACGACCGAAAAGGCGTGCCGCAGCCCCCCTTCCCCGGGCGCCGCCAAAATACTTTGCATATCAACCGATTTCCGCGCGACCTCACCCCCGAAACTCGGCCGCCGCGCGCGGCTTCACGCCCCTGGCGCGCGCGTTGAAGCGTTTCGAAGCGCGCGGCTTCACGCCCCTGGCGCCCCCGCGTTTCAAGCGCGCCCGCAGCCATTGCGTCCCCGCGTTGAAGCGTTTCGGAGAGCGCGGCTTCACGCCCCTCGCGCGCGTGGTTTCACGCCCCTTGGCGCGCGCGTCGAAGCGTTTCGGAGAGCGCGGCTTCACGCCCCCTCGCGCGCCGCCAAACTAGTTCGCATATCAACCAGTTTTCGGGGCCACACCCCCCGAACCCTGGGCCACAGCGACCGAAAAGGCGTGCCGCAGCCCCCAATCTTCCCCCTCGGGCGCCGCCAAAATACTTTGCATATCAACCGATTTCCGCGCGACCTCACCCCCCGGAAAGCTCGGCGGCCGCATGGGAAGCGTCGCCTCTCGGACGCTGCCCAATTGCTTTGCATATCAACCGATTTCCGCGGGACCTCACCCCCCGAAAACTCGGCCGCCGCGCGCGAAAACCCGCAGGCGACGAGGCGGGACGGGGATCGCGCCGCACCAACAAAAACCTCATCCATGAAGGTCATCCTGTCGGTCCGCCGCGGAACCACGTTCCAAGTCAGTCGTGAAACGCCTGAAGCACGGACTCCACTCGCGGTGCTGGCATCCGGATGGCGGCGGCTTCGTCCGAGCGGTGGCGCTTCAACGACCACGCACAGCGGCACACGGCTTGTTCGGCGTCCTCGGAGGCAATGTGCCCGCCTCAGTCGAACAGCTTGGTCGCGCGCTCTACGGTGACCGCACGCTCGTGCCACAGCTCCAGCGTTGGCAGGTCCGTACACTTGCGAATGCGCCGCTCCACTGCGCGCGACACGCGCAAGCCGCGAGCGTCGAGAACACGAAGTATGGCGTTCGCCGTGGCGACCAGCGTCGCTTCCTCGCGGCCTTCCTCGCGGCCCACTTCGCGGCCTTCCTCGCGGCCTTCCTCGCGGCCTTCCTCGCGCCCCTGCTGGCGCCCCGTCTCCAGGTACTTTCTGAGGAACTCGCTTCTCGGTTCGTAGTGCTGGACCATGATCTTCTCCACCTCGCGGCGCGCTCGCCCCGAAAGGGCATTGAGGATGAGGTCGACGCAAAGTCTAGCGTCGTCCTCGGAAAAGAAACGCAGCGAGCCCGCCGCGTTCAGTCGAACAGCTTCGTCGCGCGCTCTACGGTGACCGCGCGCTCGTGCCACAGCTCCAGCGTTGGCAGGTCCGTACACTTGCGAATGCGCCGCTCCACTGCGCGCGACACGCGCAAGCCGCGAGCGTCGAGAACACGAAGTATGGCGTTCGCCGTGGCGACCAGCGTCGCTTCCTCGCGGCCTTCCTCGCGGCCCACTTCGCGGCCTTCCTCGCGGCCCACTTCGCGGCCTTCCTCGCGGCCTTCCTCGCGCCCCTGCTGGCGCCCCGTCTCCAGGTACTTTCTGAGGAACTCGCTTCTCGGTTCGTAGTGCTGGACCATGATCTTCTCCACCTCGCGGCGCGCTCGCCCCGAAAGGGCATTGAGGATGAGGTCAACGCAAAGTCTAGCGTCGTCCTCGGGTAGTGTCACGGCGCCCGCCACGGCCGCAGTGCCCACGGCTCGAGCTTCGCGCCCCCGGCCGTGGATGACGGCGCTGAGCACAGCGAGCTCGGGATTGGCGATGGCGTCGCGCTCGGCCGTGACGAGCGGAACGTTCTCCGGCCCCAGCACCAACGGGCGCAGCACGAAGCCGGGGTGCCCGGTGTCTATCGGCCGCGCCGCCCAGCGAGCCACGGCCCGCGTGGTCGCCAGCACCAAGAGCACCACGGGATCCCCCGTGGTCGACCAGCGTGCCGCCACATAGCGCGGCCAGCTGCGGACCTTCTTCGCGTCCTTCCGCCGTTGGATCTCCACGATGACCGAACGGCGGTAGCTCGCGGCCTCCACCACGAGCACGAGATCGGCGCGGTACTCCGGCGGCTTCAAATCCGAGAACGCCGCGTCGTCCTTGCGCACCGAGGCATCCGGCGGAATCGTCAGGCCGTACACGAGCTGGAGTAGCTCGGGGGCGAGGAACAGCCGCTCTTCGAAGAGCTGAATGAGTCCCTCGTGCTCGCCGGTGGGCATGCCCTGGACACTGCACGCCCCATGCCGGCGCGAATCGCCGAGGAAACCCGCCCGCGGAGGTGGCGATCGTCAGGTTCGCCGGTGGCGGCCGCCACCCTGCGACAACCTCTGACGCGGTTCATTCATGTCGGTCCGCCGCGGAACCACGCGCAGGCGCCGCACCCTCCTCCGCGCTACACTTCACGTGAACGAAGATGCAGAGGACGGGCGCGGTGATCGTGATCGCAGCAACGCTGACGGCGTGCGGCAGCAACGAACCCACCCGTCCGCCCTGGTACGCCGGCGGAACCGGCGGAACTGCTACTTCCATCGGAGCCGAAGTCGTCCCGCCGGACGACGGCGCCACCGCCCACCCACCACCCGATCCCGGTGGACCGCCTGGGGGTCGGCCATCGTCGCTCACCCTCGCGCTGCAACGGTTGTACCTCGGAGATACGGATCGCCAGCTGAACGCGGATTCCGGCGCATGGCAGAGCTTCGGCTACGATCTCGATGGCCACTACAGCAGCAAGCGATCCACGTCGCACTGCGCGCCGCGGAAGGGTGCGAATCCCGCGTTGGTCAAATCCGACGGCTACGGGGGCATCGACAACTCTTGGGGCGCGAACCTGATACCGATACTCAGGACCCTCTCGAGCGGTCTCAGCGAGGACGCCACCAACGACATCCTTGCGGGCGGCCCCACGCTGGTGTTCCGCGAGAGGTTTCCTGGAGCGCCCCAAGGTCGGCTTGCCGTCCTACGTCGTCGCCGGCACCTGGGTGGCCCACGCCACGGCTCCCATCACGCTCACGTTCCAACTTGGCGAGTTCCCGCTGGAGTTTCGGATCCACAACGCGATCATCTCTGCCAAGGTCTCTGGCCCAGCTGCCAAAGGCGGGATCATCGCCGGCGTGTTGGACCCGGAAGAAGTGCTGCCGGTGTTCGCGAAGGTAGCGGGCGCCATCTACGCCCCTCTTTGCGACCCGGTCGACTTCGAGAGCATCGCGGTGCAAGTCCGCGCCACGAGCGACATCATGCTCGACGGCAGCAACGGCGATCCGACGCAAATCTGCAACGGCATTAGCCTCGGCATCGGCTTTGACGCCGCCGCTGTCCAGCTCGGTCCGCTCGTCCCCCCAGCGCCGGACCTTCCAGATCCCTGCGCTGGCTGATCGCCCATCCCCGCTATTTCCAAGATCATGTCGGTCCGCCGCGGAACCGCCCGGTTCGTTCCACTCAGCTCCCGCACCCCTCGGCTGGGCAGCAAATGCCCTTCCCCTCGGGAAACCCATTGAAGTCCGTGCATCCGAAGAACAGGGACGGAGTGCACACGAGTCCGGCGGGGCACTGCATGCCCGCTCCGCACGCCGGATGGCACCTGTCGTCGCCGGCACCTCCACTGTTCAGCGTGCACGGGCCTGCGTCGGGCGTCGGACCGCAGGCGACCTGGGTGAAACACACCTCGTCGGGCCCGCACGTTTCCAAGCACGAGGCCGCGCCGCCATCGTGCACGGCGCACGCCACCGCACCGCTGCCATCCGGCGCGCCAACCTCTGCGTCCGCAGCGCCATCGGCCGAAGCATCGGCCTGTGTGGCACCCGCGGCCCCGCCCGTGCCATCCGTCGGCGGGGAAGACGCACACGCGAGCTGCAGCGCAGCCGCAATGCCCACCAGGTTCCGGCAGCGCCCTGGTGCACGTGCCAGCAAAGCCACGACCACGGTCCCAACCCCAGTGCCACGCGTCATGGCGCAAGATACCACCCGCCAGCCCGCGCCGAAGCTTTCTACAGATCATGTCGGTCCGCCGCGGAACCACGGGTCACGGCTCGAAGCGCGCCGCGCCATCGGGCAAGTGAGCGAGCACAGCGAATCGCACGTCGCTCTCGTCACTCGGCAGCACTGCCACGGCGAGCTGTCCGTCGGGTACGCCGTGCTTCCGAAGCCAGAAGTACACTGCACTGGCGCGCTGGCGTGCGAGGGCATCGGACTTCGAAGTGTAGCGACCGATCACGGCCATCTTGCTGTGCTTGTTTTTCTGCATGAACGCCAGCGCCCCCTGAAGCGCCGGCGCTTGGCTCTTCACGATGCGTACCCCGCCGGGTGAGAACTTCACGGGTTCCAAGACGACCATTCCCAGACAGCCGGTGTCGAAATCTTCCCATGTTCCGTGCACGCATCGTCGCCCGGAGCACTCGTCGCCGGGTACGCCAACGTGGCCGCCGTTCGAGAAGCGTATGCCGGCGTACTCGCAGTGCTCGGAAGACGCCACGGGCGCCGCTAGCTGGCACAGCCGGGCGTGGTCGAGAACGTACTCGAAGGGTGCCGCAGCGTTTCCGCGTTGGATCGTGCCCGACACCAGCACCTCGCCGGCATGGGTCGGGAAGGGACAGCAGAGCAACGATTCGTCTCCGGTGCACGCGAACGCGTCCGGCATGCGCGCGTCCCAGAGCGCCAAGCTGGCTGCCACGCCTTGAGAGGCCTTGCCGGCGACGACCAACTGGCGTGGATACTTGGCGCACCAGCGCGCCTCGGCGGAGTCCACGAGCTTCACGCTTCCGGCGGAAGCCACGAGCTCGCCGTGAACGGTGACATGCTTTCCCACCCACTCCGCGAGACGCGCGACAATCGCTCCTGCGTCCATGTTGGGAACTTCCGGAGGGCACGCAGGTAGCGGCCGCGCTTGGAATGGGCAGCCGACGTCGATCTGGCAAACCGCCGCGGTTGACGCCGAGCGCTTTGGAGCCTCCTCCGCGCCGAACCAGCTTGACGTGTCCGGCGCCGCGTTCAGCGGTATGGGTGAGCTGGCCACGGTCGCGGCGGGTGCAGTGGCGGTTGGCGGTATCCGCGTGTGACGTTCCGGCGCGCACGACGCTAGAAGGACGATTCCGAGCGCGGAGAGCGTGTGGCGCGTCAGGGATCGGCCGAGGTACATTCGCGAAAGCGTGCTGTGCTTGGAGCGCGCTGGCAACCGCACGCCGCATCGATGGAGGGCCCGCCGCGGAACCACGCGCTGCGGGCCGCGAGCTACCCCAGACCCTGATCCCGCACTAACCCCAGGAGCGGCACGCAATACAGCCGTAGCAACCCGCATGCCGTCGCCATCGACATCTTCGCCGGGCGATCGCGACGTTCTTCGCTCACTACCGTGACTTCGTGGCCGCCATCCTTGAGATGCAGGGCGAGCCCGAGGACGTACGGATCTGCCTCGTCAGCGCCGCTGGTCTTGTCGACGTCCAAGACGTCGGACACCTTCTCGAGCACTTTCCGAACCGCTTCGAAGTCCGTCCCGTGCCGCGTTGCGATGGTGCGCGCGTTGGTAGCCCAGGCGAGGGGTTCGTCCGCGGTTTCTTGCGGAAATGTACCGCTCCCTCGTTTCAGTTCGTCGTACACTTGCTGCGGGAACACGAGCCCACCGCCTTCGACGAGCGTGCTCAGGCCCGAATACAGACGCTGCCGTTCATGCGGCTTCAGGGACTGACGCCGCACCTGGAGGATCGACGACGTGTCGATGACCCACACCGCGGCCGGCGTCGCAACCTCCTCTCGTTTGGAAGGAGGCATGCCTCATCTTCCCAGCGCCGGCGATAGGAAAGCCTGGAGCTCGGAGTCGCCGATGCTCAAGTAGCCGATCGCATCGTCCGGACCCAGCACGTCCCGTTCGAGTCCTCGCCGAATGATGGAAACGGTCCGGCCGCCGTATTCATCTCGGCGCGCCTCCGCTCGGGAGCGCCCACTGCCTCCGCCGCCCTCGGCCTTCTTCTCGCTGGCCTTGGGTATGGCCCGGTACAACGACCAGGGCGCAACATCGTGCCCGATCAACGTGAGCACCGTTGCCCGCACGCTGATCTTGAACTTCCGCGCGAGCGCGGACGCCGTCTTCAAATCTCGGATCGGGGACCGCCCATCCCAATGGTGGTGGCGCTCGAGGTATTCCGCGGCGTCCCCCCACGGCAAGAGCACGGATGCCGCGAAGGCCTCGCACCAGCGTTCGATGGGGTCTGTTGCTTCCTTGTGCTTTCGCGAAAAGTCCTCTTCGCACACGGAGCTGGTTCTTGAGAGCAGGTGACCGAGCTCGTGGAACAGGGTGAAGACGCGGGCATAAGCGTTCCAGTGAGTGTTCACTGCAATGAGCGGAGCGCGCTCATCCCACACGGAGAACCCCCGCGCGCTGTCCGCCCCGAGCGGCAGCGCGAGCACGACGACATTCATCGCTTCGACCCGCGCCCTCCACTCCCTGAACGCCACGTACTCGCTCTTCCAACCCGTTTGGGTCTCTGCGTCGACGCCGAGCTGCTCTCGGATGGCGATGCCTGCAGCTTCGGGATCTTGCCTGGAGCTGTACTTCGGCAGCTTCACTTCGGCCGCCTTCAGCTCGCCGGATACCCAACTGAGTGCGCGCTGCAGGCGGACAGCCTCACGAAGCCGCACGCGCTCGGTATGGCTGAGCGCCCGGCCTTCCCGCCCGGGCGGGTGACGGAAATCCAGAGCCGGCAACTTGCTTTGCGGAGGGCGAGGAAGAAGGAAAGTGGCCGTCGGCCTGCGAAGCACAGAGGACAGCTTTCGGAGCTTCGTCACCCCCGGTCGCGATGTGCCCGCAAGCCACGACTCGAGAACCGCTGGCGACACGTCGACTGCACGCGCGAGCTCTTTCGCGTCATATCCGCCTTCGCGCATGGCCCAGGCAAGGACATCGGGTGTGATGGGAACATCCACAGCGCCAGTCTTCCAGACGCCATGAGCGCCGGCAAGCAAGCAGCAACGCTGACGCCGTCAGCGCTGACCGACAATGTCAGGGCTCGAGCTGGCCCAAGCCGCAGGTCTATGTTGGTTCGGCGCGGAACCGAGCGCGCCGACGCGCGAACCCGCCGAGCACGAGCCCCAGCGCAATCCAACCGAACGACGCGGGCGTCGAGCCGGGCATCGAACAACCGCAGCCCCCGCCGGTCGACGGTCAGTGGGCGCTGGCCCGGAGGCGACAGGCTGGAGCCGTCGACGCTCGCGTCCACGCCCGCGTCGCCCCCGTCCACGCCCGCGTCGCCCCCGTCCGTGCCCGCGTCGCTCGCCCCCGCATCCCCCGCGTCCTCCGCCCCCGCGTCACTCTCGACGAACGCAATGGTACGGGCCCGCGCCCGCGTCGATCGCAGCTCCGGCGCGTCGTCATAGCGCGCGTAGCTCACCAGCGTCGTGCCGGCAGCATTCGCCGTTGCGCGGATGGGTCGGCCCCAGTTCTCACCCGGCGCGATGACGAAGCCGCCCGGATCGAGCACCGTACCGGACAGATCGACGCGCGCGCCACGCCGCTCCGTCGGTGCACCGCACGCCACCACGAACGTGCTGCCGTTCCAGGCGACGTCGGGCCACACGTCGTCGTCCGGGGCTTGCGTCAACGGAATGCCATCCGGATCCAGCAGCACCCCTGCAGGACTCACACGCGCACCGTAGATGTCCCAATTGGGTGAATTGCGCCCATCTGCCCACACGACCAAATAGAGCCCGCCACCGAAGGCCACGTGCTGGGCTCCCCGGGATCCGTCGGAGGACGTGAGCTCGAGCGGGCTCGGGTCCAGCGGTGTTCCGTCGCCGGCGTAGCGCGCCGCGCGGAGCTGGCTCGTTCCCAAGGTCGGGAGTTTGCTCGGACTCTCTCTCCAGACCACGAGAAAGTCCGTCCCGTCGCTGGCGACGACCGGGCCGATCTGCGAACCCAGACCTCCCGCGATCAGGAACCCATTGGGATCGAGAACGTCGCCGTTCGGGGCGACGCGCGCACCGTACGTGTCCCAATTGGCGCTGCTTCCCTGGTACCACACGACGAGGCTCACCGTGCCGTTGCTGGCGACCGTGGGAAACGCTTCGGTTTCGGTCGAGCTGGCGATGGGAAAACCTCCCACGTCCAACACTGCTCCACTCGGGTCGACCCGCGCTCCATACACGTCGAGCTGTCCGTCACGCCGATCTTGCCACACGGTGAAGTAGTTCTGTCCGTCGAAGGTGGCTTCGGGTGCCTCCTGGCCCGCGGCTGCCACGCCAACGGGAATGGCGACCGGATCGAGCACGGTGCCATCCTGCGCCATCCGCTCGGCGTACACGTCGCCGCCATCCAGCGCCCGGTCGTCTTCCCACACCAGGAAGAAGCCTGTTCCGTCCGAGGCCACGGCGGGCGTGGTCTGCTCGTTGGCGCCGAGCGCGAAATCGATGGCAGCGTTGCCGAGCAAGCTTCCGTCGGACGCCACGCGGCGTCCCGCGATGTCGGTGTTCTTCGCCCACACGACCAGGCTTTCGCCGGGACGCGACGCGATCCGCGGTGCTTCCACGCTGCCGGGGCCCGAAGAGATGGCAAAAGGCGTTGCATCCAAGAGCCGCCATCGAACCCGATGTCGGGCACGCCCGTGATGTCGGGCAAGACGACGCCGTCGGGATCGAGCACGGCCCCGCCGCCCGTCACGCGCGCAAACCGCGTCTTGTCGGGATACTTGTCGCCCCAGGTGACGATGAAGTCAGTGCCTGCTCGGACTACGGCCGGCCTATCGTACGCGGTGCTGGTGCTCGCGATCTCGATCGGAGTCGAGTCGAGCAACTGACCATTGGCCCCGAGGCGCGCGGCACGGATGGCGTTGGAAGCGCGCCAGGCGACCAGGTACACCACGCCGTTGGATACGGCGGCGGGCTCGTCCTGCGACACCTCGAGCTCGGTCGGGCCACCTTGCACGACGCCATTTGGGTCGACGCGCTCCGCATACCGCTTGGCCGTCGTGCCGCTGTACTCCTTCCAGATCGCCAGCGAGCCGTTCTGGCCTCCCGCGATCGCTTCCGCTTCGCCGTTTGGCG
It encodes the following:
- a CDS encoding serine/threonine protein kinase, yielding MTDRGATTVHDDSSEALTHAVGGAKRAATTGPTPRTGTTTLPLPAPEMVLRSAEVEQTRRTAIAGLVFNAIGLVAVPFLPGEHLALVIFGASLALAVVNNAYLLYIASEPQRYHERHMIAYLGMSAILNAGVIYYLGVFGPVLVMLVLNLYSACLGYGPRVARMSLAGAMAPVVVLGGLMTLGLMADPGLATLSADVGRSGRAVVVVTFALFLVLVYRQARRARELNMDSLRERDEAVRRASHREALFIEARQDLERALNAGGLGRFTDQTLGSYRLGGVLGRGGMGEVYEATHADSGEPAAVKMLLPEALGRPNAVRRFLREVRIAASLDSPHVVRVFEVGDESAALPYLAMERLRGEDLAELLRRETRLGKSAALDMIRQVGRGLEAAAAAGIVHRDLKPHNVFLTEERVWKILDFGVSKLTDQGGSLTLGEVIGTPQYMAPEQVHGGKVDARTDLYALGAIAYRVLTGNPPYRGRDITEILTAVVAEMPLRPSSLVRLHRDVDLALALAVAKNPDDRFASGSALADALEAALAGKLPRDLRERARALLAKHPWRAPT
- a CDS encoding DUF4411 family protein, whose product is MPPSKREEVATPAAVWVIDTSSILQVRRQSLKPHERQRLYSGLSTLVEGGGLVFPQQVYDELKRGSGTFPQETADEPLAWATNARTIATRHGTDFEAVRKVLEKVSDVLDVDKTSGADEADPYVLGLALHLKDGGHEVTVVSEERRDRPAKMSMATACGLLRLYCVPLLGLVRDQGLG
- a CDS encoding ImmA/IrrE family metallo-endopeptidase, coding for MREGGYDAKELARAVDVSPAVLESWLAGTSRPGVTKLRKLSSVLRRPTATFLLPRPPQSKLPALDFRHPPGREGRALSHTERVRLREAVRLQRALSWVSGELKAAEVKLPKYSSRQDPEAAGIAIREQLGVDAETQTGWKSEYVAFREWRARVEAMNVVVLALPLGADSARGFSVWDERAPLIAVNTHWNAYARVFTLFHELGHLLSRTSSVCEEDFSRKHKEATDPIERWCEAFAASVLLPWGDAAEYLERHHHWDGRSPIRDLKTASALARKFKISVRATVLTLIGHDVAPWSLYRAIPKASEKKAEGGGGSGRSRAEARRDEYGGRTVSIIRRGLERDVLGPDDAIGYLSIGDSELQAFLSPALGR